The proteins below come from a single Nocardioides eburneiflavus genomic window:
- a CDS encoding TetR/AcrR family transcriptional regulator, whose translation MSTDPTPTAASGRGGSAAARRRAREAEIISATRQLFDERGVRDAQIEDIAKAVGINRAIIYRHFTGKEELFSLTLVQYLDELRVALERAAATTDDPREQLVRLVEAFVDYGLAHPAFVDCAQSIMRRPGGDLLEEVSESAMYRLGQAISGCLSVLTRTITSGAGSGDFHVEDPELLANMLYASGLGTLQLGRVAMLVAEEEPGVPRISRITATQVRDHMVATALAHAAGAPATAAPGR comes from the coding sequence ATGAGCACCGACCCCACGCCCACGGCGGCCTCCGGACGCGGCGGCTCCGCGGCCGCGCGCCGCCGGGCGCGCGAGGCGGAGATCATCTCGGCCACCCGCCAGCTCTTCGACGAGCGCGGTGTCCGCGATGCGCAGATCGAGGACATCGCGAAGGCCGTCGGCATCAACCGCGCCATCATCTACCGCCACTTCACCGGCAAGGAGGAGCTGTTCAGCCTCACGCTGGTGCAGTACCTCGACGAGCTGCGCGTGGCCCTCGAGCGCGCGGCAGCGACGACCGACGACCCGCGCGAGCAGCTCGTCCGCCTGGTGGAGGCCTTCGTCGACTACGGCCTGGCGCACCCGGCCTTCGTCGACTGCGCGCAGTCGATCATGCGCCGACCGGGCGGTGACCTCCTCGAGGAGGTCAGCGAGTCCGCGATGTACCGCCTCGGCCAGGCGATCAGCGGCTGCCTGTCGGTGCTCACCCGCACCATCACCTCAGGTGCGGGCAGCGGCGACTTCCACGTCGAGGACCCCGAGCTGCTCGCCAACATGCTCTACGCCAGCGGTCTCGGCACCCTCCAGCTCGGCCGGGTCGCGATGCTGGTGGCCGAGGAGGAGCCCGGCGTGCCGCGGATCAGCAGGATCACGGCCACCCAGGTCCGCGACCACATGGTCGCCACCGCCCTGGCCCATGCCGCCGGCGCTCCCGCGACGGCAGCCCCGGGACGCTAG
- a CDS encoding DUF1206 domain-containing protein: MSTPSRSAESVHQSQWMDWAIRIGLVTYGVVHLLVGWLALQLAFGDKEDQASNSGAMHYLAQQPLGGFLVWVIAIGMVFLVIWRLLEFGFGYPEESDDKKRWRKRATSLLKAVIYGAIAFSAFTTATGDGGGKGGSDSMTAKLMQMSGGQLIVGAVGLAIIGYGISLVVRGWTEKFRENLDAQGQSGQDGSAYVLAGKVGYIAKGIAIGLVGGLFVYAAITHDAKKSGGLDQALQKVLQVPFGQALLAAIAIGIAAYGIFCFARAKHLSR; the protein is encoded by the coding sequence ATGAGCACCCCCTCCCGCAGCGCCGAGTCCGTCCACCAGAGCCAGTGGATGGACTGGGCCATCCGCATCGGCCTCGTGACGTACGGCGTCGTCCACCTGCTCGTCGGCTGGCTCGCCCTGCAGCTCGCCTTCGGCGACAAGGAGGACCAGGCCTCCAACTCGGGTGCCATGCACTACCTCGCGCAGCAGCCCCTCGGCGGCTTCCTCGTGTGGGTGATCGCGATCGGGATGGTATTCCTGGTCATCTGGCGGTTGCTCGAGTTCGGCTTCGGCTACCCCGAGGAGTCCGACGACAAGAAGCGCTGGCGCAAGAGGGCGACGTCGCTCCTCAAGGCCGTCATCTACGGCGCGATCGCCTTCAGCGCGTTCACGACCGCCACCGGCGACGGTGGGGGCAAGGGCGGTTCCGACTCGATGACGGCGAAGCTGATGCAGATGTCGGGTGGCCAGCTCATCGTGGGCGCCGTCGGCCTGGCGATCATCGGCTACGGCATCTCGCTGGTCGTGCGCGGCTGGACCGAGAAGTTCCGGGAGAACCTGGACGCCCAGGGCCAGTCGGGGCAGGACGGCTCGGCGTACGTCCTGGCCGGCAAGGTGGGCTACATCGCGAAGGGCATCGCCATCGGCCTCGTCGGCGGCCTCTTCGTCTACGCGGCGATCACGCACGACGCGAAGAAGTCGGGTGGTCTCGACCAGGCCCTCCAGAAGGTGCTCCAGGTCCCCTTCGGCCAGGCCCTGCTCGCCGCGATCGCGATCGGCATCGCGGCGTACGGGATCTTCTGCTTCGCCCGGGCCAAGCACCTGTCGCGCTAG
- the nusB gene encoding transcription antitermination factor NusB produces the protein MAARSKARKRALDILFASELRSEDPVVALDRAIEAGEGPTNEYTSTLVRGVVEHRERIDEVLSTYSKGWTLSRMPAVDRNVLRIGVYELLWGDADVPETVAVSEALHLVQDLSTDDSPAFVNGLLGSVQRDRATLV, from the coding sequence GTGGCTGCCCGTTCCAAGGCCCGCAAGCGCGCGCTGGACATCCTCTTCGCCTCCGAGCTCCGCTCGGAGGACCCGGTGGTGGCGCTCGACCGCGCCATCGAGGCCGGCGAGGGTCCGACCAACGAGTACACCAGCACGCTGGTGCGCGGCGTCGTCGAGCACCGTGAGCGCATCGACGAGGTGCTGTCGACCTACAGCAAGGGCTGGACCCTGAGCCGGATGCCCGCGGTCGACCGCAACGTGCTCCGCATCGGCGTCTACGAGCTGCTCTGGGGCGACGCCGACGTGCCGGAGACGGTCGCGGTGAGCGAGGCCCTGCACCTCGTGCAGGACCTCTCCACCGACGACTCGCCGGCCTTCGTCAACGGTCTGCTGGGCTCGGTCCAGCGCGACCGGGCGACGCTGGTCTGA
- the efp gene encoding elongation factor P, translated as MASTNDLKNGMVLRIEGQLWAVVEFQHVKPGKGPAFVRTKLRNVESGKNVDKTFNAGTKVETANVDKRTMQYLYNDGSSYVFMDTSTYEQLEVSPEVVGDAKNFMLENQEAIVATNDGRVLFIELPASVELLIAETEPGLQGDRSTGGTKPATLETGHTIAVPLFITTGEKVKVDTRDSSYLGRVKA; from the coding sequence ATGGCAAGCACCAACGACCTCAAGAACGGCATGGTCCTCAGGATCGAGGGTCAGCTCTGGGCCGTCGTCGAGTTCCAGCACGTCAAGCCCGGCAAGGGCCCGGCCTTCGTGCGCACCAAGCTCCGCAACGTGGAGTCGGGCAAGAACGTCGACAAGACCTTCAACGCCGGCACCAAGGTCGAGACCGCCAACGTCGACAAGCGGACGATGCAGTACCTCTACAACGACGGCTCGTCCTACGTCTTCATGGACACCAGCACCTACGAGCAGCTCGAGGTCTCGCCCGAGGTCGTCGGCGACGCCAAGAACTTCATGCTGGAGAACCAGGAGGCGATCGTCGCCACCAACGACGGCCGCGTCCTGTTCATCGAGCTCCCCGCCTCCGTCGAACTGCTGATCGCCGAGACCGAGCCGGGCCTGCAGGGCGACCGCTCCACCGGCGGCACCAAGCCCGCCACGCTCGAGACCGGCCACACCATCGCGGTGCCGCTGTTCATCACGACCGGCGAGAAGGTCAAGGTCGACACCCGCGACTCGTCCTACCTCGGCCGCGTCAAGGCCTGA
- a CDS encoding SDR family oxidoreductase, translated as MRVTIFGGHGKIALLLAPMLVEAGHEVTSVIRNPDHVADVEATGASALVSSVEDADTAALADALSGQDAVVWSAGAGGGDPDRTYAVDRDAAIRSMEAAKAAGVGRYVMVSFSGSTPDALVPADNPFRHYQDAKIAADDHLRASGLDWTVLGPGTLTTEPGTGSVNPRAGFRDGDTTSRELVAQVALAVLDDPRAHRKTLVFGDGDVPISDWLASLA; from the coding sequence ATGCGAGTCACCATCTTCGGCGGACACGGCAAGATCGCCCTCCTCCTGGCTCCGATGCTGGTCGAGGCGGGGCACGAGGTCACCTCGGTAATCCGCAACCCCGACCACGTCGCGGACGTGGAGGCCACCGGCGCCTCGGCGCTCGTCTCGTCCGTGGAGGACGCGGACACGGCGGCACTGGCCGACGCGCTGTCCGGGCAGGACGCGGTCGTGTGGTCGGCGGGTGCCGGCGGCGGCGACCCCGACCGGACGTACGCCGTGGACCGCGACGCCGCGATCCGGTCGATGGAGGCGGCGAAGGCCGCTGGAGTGGGTCGCTACGTGATGGTGTCGTTCTCCGGCTCGACGCCCGACGCGCTCGTGCCCGCGGACAACCCGTTCCGGCACTACCAGGACGCCAAGATCGCCGCCGACGACCACCTCCGCGCCTCCGGCCTCGACTGGACGGTCCTCGGGCCCGGCACGCTGACGACCGAGCCCGGCACGGGGTCGGTCAACCCCCGGGCCGGCTTCCGGGACGGCGACACCACCTCACGCGAGCTCGTCGCGCAGGTCGCCCTCGCGGTGCTCGACGACCCCCGCGCCCACCGGAAGACCCTCGTCTTCGGTGACGGCGACGTCCCGATCAGCGACTGGCTGGCGTCGCTCGCCTGA
- a CDS encoding PhzF family phenazine biosynthesis protein, with the protein MLPFRQVDVFSAQPWLGNPLAVVHDADGVSDAAMAEFARWTNLSETTFLCTPTDPAADYRVRIWTTGGELPFAGHPTIGSAHAWLEAGGVPRGDTVVQECGAGLVDVRRSPRLGFAAPPLRRSGPVEPDLRARIVRALGVADAAVEAMAWIDNGPGWVGVDLGSAESVVAVEPDVAAFTDLKVTVLGRWDPASATALGADVEVRAFYADGRDFGEDPVTGSANAGLAQWLSGAGTLPSAYTSRQGSVIGREGRVRLEAADGQVWVSGDAVTRIVGEVDL; encoded by the coding sequence GTGCTGCCCTTCCGCCAGGTCGACGTCTTCAGTGCCCAGCCGTGGCTCGGCAACCCGCTCGCGGTCGTGCACGACGCCGACGGCGTCAGTGATGCGGCCATGGCCGAGTTCGCGCGGTGGACGAACCTGTCGGAGACCACCTTCCTCTGCACGCCGACCGATCCGGCTGCGGACTACCGGGTGCGGATCTGGACGACCGGCGGTGAGCTCCCGTTCGCCGGGCACCCCACCATCGGCAGCGCCCACGCGTGGCTGGAGGCCGGGGGAGTGCCGCGCGGGGACACGGTCGTGCAGGAGTGCGGCGCGGGCCTCGTGGACGTACGCCGCTCACCCCGCCTCGGGTTCGCGGCGCCGCCGCTGCGGCGCTCGGGCCCCGTCGAGCCCGACCTGCGTGCGCGCATCGTGCGTGCGCTCGGGGTCGCCGACGCCGCGGTCGAGGCCATGGCCTGGATCGACAACGGCCCCGGCTGGGTCGGTGTCGACCTCGGGTCGGCGGAGTCTGTCGTGGCCGTCGAGCCCGACGTCGCCGCCTTCACCGACCTCAAGGTGACCGTCCTGGGGCGCTGGGACCCCGCGTCCGCGACCGCGCTCGGGGCCGACGTCGAGGTGCGGGCGTTCTACGCCGACGGCCGTGACTTCGGCGAGGACCCGGTCACCGGCTCGGCCAATGCCGGGCTGGCCCAGTGGCTCAGCGGCGCCGGGACGCTGCCGTCGGCCTACACCTCCCGACAGGGGAGCGTGATCGGGCGGGAGGGGCGCGTACGCCTCGAGGCGGCCGACGGGCAGGTGTGGGTGTCCGGCGACGCTGTGACCCGGATCGTGGGCGAGGTCGACCTCTAG
- a CDS encoding helix-turn-helix domain-containing protein, with translation MTSEVGSLVRHWRQRRRLSQQALSDQCGVSTRHLSCIETGRARPSPTMVGQLSEALAVPLRERRRLFTAAGFVPDTTELPLDAPALAEVNDALEQILAGHEPYPALVIDGGWDLVTANEAAYRLLAGVPSELLEPPVNVVRLSLDPRGLAPRIANLDEWRAAIMSRIRHEHDTTGDPRLAALLAEFPVTRPHPTPGIVLTLRLRAGDDVLTFLTTTTVFGTPGDVTVAELAIEALYPADAATRAALAASDQAAG, from the coding sequence ATGACCTCGGAGGTGGGTTCGCTCGTCCGGCACTGGCGCCAGCGCCGCCGGCTCTCGCAGCAGGCGTTGTCCGACCAGTGCGGCGTCTCGACCCGCCACCTGTCCTGCATCGAGACGGGCAGGGCGAGGCCGAGCCCGACCATGGTGGGCCAGCTGAGCGAGGCGCTGGCGGTCCCGCTGCGAGAGCGGCGCCGGCTCTTCACGGCGGCGGGCTTCGTCCCGGACACCACCGAGCTGCCGCTCGACGCCCCGGCGCTGGCGGAGGTCAACGACGCGCTCGAGCAGATCCTCGCCGGGCACGAGCCCTACCCCGCGCTGGTGATCGACGGAGGCTGGGACCTCGTCACCGCCAACGAGGCGGCCTACCGCCTGCTCGCCGGCGTGCCGTCCGAGCTCCTCGAGCCCCCGGTCAACGTGGTGCGGCTCAGCCTCGACCCGCGCGGGCTGGCGCCGCGCATCGCCAACCTCGACGAGTGGCGCGCGGCGATCATGTCGCGGATCCGACACGAGCACGACACGACGGGCGACCCGCGGCTGGCGGCGCTGCTGGCGGAGTTCCCGGTCACCCGGCCGCATCCGACGCCGGGCATCGTGCTGACGCTGCGGCTGCGCGCGGGCGACGACGTGCTGACGTTCCTGACGACCACCACGGTCTTCGGCACACCGGGCGACGTCACGGTGGCCGAGCTGGCGATCGAGGCGCTCTACCCCGCGGACGCGGCCACCCGCGCCGCACTCGCCGCTAGCGACCAGGCCGCCGGCTAG
- the aroB gene encoding 3-dehydroquinate synthase: MSDPSPDTVLHVGGASPYDVVVGHGLSGRLPALLGESVDRVAVLYAGSLGELADPVVDALVEHYDVLALGLPDGERAKTAPVAADCWEALGEAGFTRSDAVVTIGGGATTDLGGFVAATWLRGVRVVHLPTTLLAMVDAAVGGKTGINTGAGKNLVGSFHEPAGVLCDLSLLASLPREELVAGLGEVVKCGFIADPAILDIVERTEPTALTHDSAELRELVERAVRVKIDVVVDDLRETGGADGHPGREVLNYGHTLAHAIERTSDYTVRHGEAVAIGCVYVAELAARAGSLDPALVERHRAALSRVGLPTTYDAASFDDLHAAMKVDKKARGSQLRFVVLDALASPRILAGPGEDDLRAAYAALSSAG; encoded by the coding sequence ATGAGCGACCCCAGCCCTGACACGGTCCTCCACGTGGGCGGCGCGTCCCCCTACGACGTCGTGGTCGGCCACGGCCTGTCCGGCCGCCTGCCCGCCCTGCTGGGCGAGTCCGTCGATCGGGTGGCGGTGCTCTACGCGGGCTCGCTGGGCGAGCTGGCCGACCCTGTCGTCGACGCCCTGGTCGAGCACTACGACGTCCTCGCGCTCGGCCTGCCCGACGGGGAGCGCGCCAAGACCGCGCCGGTCGCCGCGGACTGCTGGGAGGCGCTCGGCGAGGCCGGCTTCACCCGCTCCGACGCCGTCGTGACCATCGGCGGGGGAGCGACCACCGACCTCGGCGGCTTCGTCGCCGCGACCTGGCTGCGCGGCGTACGCGTCGTGCACCTGCCGACCACGCTGCTCGCGATGGTCGACGCGGCGGTCGGCGGCAAGACCGGCATCAACACCGGCGCCGGCAAGAACCTGGTGGGCTCCTTCCACGAGCCCGCCGGGGTGCTCTGCGACCTCTCCCTGCTCGCGTCGCTGCCCCGCGAGGAGCTCGTCGCCGGGCTGGGCGAGGTCGTCAAGTGCGGCTTCATCGCGGACCCCGCGATCCTCGACATCGTCGAGCGCACCGAGCCGACGGCGCTCACCCACGACTCCGCCGAGCTGCGCGAGCTGGTCGAGCGGGCGGTCCGGGTCAAGATCGACGTCGTCGTCGACGACCTCAGGGAGACCGGGGGAGCCGACGGCCACCCCGGCCGCGAGGTGCTCAACTACGGCCACACGCTGGCCCACGCGATCGAGCGCACCAGCGACTACACCGTGCGCCACGGGGAGGCGGTCGCCATCGGCTGCGTCTACGTCGCCGAGCTCGCCGCCCGCGCCGGCTCCCTCGACCCGGCCCTGGTCGAGCGCCACCGGGCCGCGCTGTCCCGCGTCGGGCTGCCGACCACCTATGACGCCGCCTCCTTCGACGACCTGCACGCGGCGATGAAGGTCGACAAGAAGGCCCGCGGGTCCCAGCTGCGGTTCGTCGTGCTCGACGCCCTCGCGTCGCCGCGGATCCTGGCCGGTCCCGGCGAGGACGACCTGCGGGCGGCGTACGCCGCGCTGTCGTCCGCCGGGTGA